From Polyodon spathula isolate WHYD16114869_AA chromosome 26, ASM1765450v1, whole genome shotgun sequence, one genomic window encodes:
- the LOC121300829 gene encoding SURP and G-patch domain-containing protein 1-like isoform X1 — protein sequence MESGETGRSGWRFGSAPKNNKMSINILHQEELIAQKKREIEAKMAQQARTSHQLNQKPLPPKAVHQQGELSNKFVNDGSFLQQFLKMQKDKPDSAHFHLGTASSSSSSSSSSSSSSSTTTTSNSNKSAASASGGVLPQKKGILIGKRPGLGVGSMLSQFKSYSHAKQTPSSSRASVFLSPDEEEEEADDAHFLEVKVSPPEDKETRTILEKLARFVAEGGPELEKKAKEDYRDSPVFSFLYDKNSRDYLYYRRKVAELRKDNPNYASSSYSGVSPPVDPETRIVAEKLAKFVADGGPEVEAIAIQNNCENSAFRFLYETHSRDHRFYRQKVEEFRCANRAQNSGAGSGDRESQVKQKRRSPLCTFPPPPLTAQTASPEPVPAPAPQPSPGPSATKRKRKSRWGAEDDKLDIPAPPIIIPPELEPPALTAQELRGLGYDKGKPVGLVGVTELSEDQKKQLKEQQEMQQMFDMIMKHKRAMQEMHIMWEKAIRDHQHEYDSDEEIDSKGGTWEHRLRQMEMEKTREWAEQLTEMGQGKHFIGDFLPPDELDKFMETFKALKEGREPDYSEYKEFKLTVENLGFQMLMKMGWKEGDGLGSDGQGIKNPVNRGTTAVDGAGFGVDRPAELSKDDDEYDAFRKRMMLAYRFRPNPLNNPRRPYY from the exons ATGGAGAGCGGCGAGACAG GACGGTCCGGTTGGAGGTTCGGTTCCGCAccgaaaaacaacaaaatgagcaTCAACATCCTGCACCAGGAAGAGCTGATTGCCCAGAAGAAACGAGAAATCGAGGCCAAAATGGCACAGCAAGCCAGGACCAGCCACCAGCTCAATCAGAAACCTCTTCCGCCAAA agCAGTTCACCAGCAGGGGGAGTTGTCTAATAAGTTTGTAAATGACGGCAGCTTCTTGCAGCAGTTTCTGAAGATGCAGAAAGACAAGCCAGATTCAG CTCATTTCCACCTAGGCACAGCTTCgagctccagcagcagcagcagcagcagcagcagcagcagcagcaccaccaccaccagcaacTCTAATAAATCTGCTGCTTCTGCTAGCGGTGGGGTCCTGCCACAGAAGAAAGGCATCCTCATTGGCAAGCGGCCCGGGTTGGGGGTCGGCAGCATGCTCAGTCAGTTCAAGAGCTACTCTCACGCCAAGCAGACGCCCAGCTCCAGCCGGGCCAGTGTCTTCCTGTCCCccgacgaggaggaggaggaggcagacgACGCCCACTTCCTGGAGGTCAAAG TTTCCCCCCCAGAGGATAAGGAAACCCGCACCATACTGGAGAAGCTGGCCCGATTTGTGGCGGAAGGGGGCCCAGAACTGGAGAAGAAAGCGAAGGAAGACTACCGGGACAGCCCTGTGTTCTC GTTCTTGTATGATAAGAATAGCCGGGATTATCTGTACTACAGGCGGAAAGTTGCAGAGCTAAGGAAGGACAACCCAAACTACGCCTCATCCTCGTACTCTGGAG TTTCACCCCCAGTGGACCCTGAGACTCGGATTGTGGCAGAGAAACTGGCCAAGTTTGTGGCAGACGGAGGGCCCGAAGTGGAAGCTATCGCCATTCAGAACAACTGCGAAAACTCTGCCTTCAG GTTTTTATACGAGACACACAGCAGGGATCACAGATTCTACCGTCAGAAAGTGGAGGAGTTTCGCTGCGCCAACAGGGCCCAGAACTCTGGAGCTGGATCGGGGGACCGGGAGTCCCAGGTGAAGCAGAAACGCAGGAGCCCCCTATGCACTTTCCCCCCGCCCCCCCTGACAGCACAGACTGCCTCCCCGGAACCAGTACCAGCACCAGCTCCACAGCCCTCACCCGGACCCTCCGCCaccaagagaaagagaaagagccgCTGGGGGGCCGAGGATGACAAATTGGACATCCCAGCACCTCCTATCATCATTCCCCCAGAGCTGGAGCCCCCAGCACTGACTG ctcAGGAGCTGAGGGGTCTTGGCTATGATAAAGGCAAGCCTGTGGGTCTGGTGGGGGTCACTGAACTGTCGGAGGACCAGAAGAAACAGCTGAAGGAGCAGCAGGAG ATGCAGCAGATGTTCGACATGATCATGAAGCACAAGCGGGCCATGCAGGAGATGCACATCATGTGGGAGAAGGCCATTAGGGACCACCAGCACGAGTATGACAGCGACGAGGAGATCGACTCCAAAGGGGGCACCTGGGAACACCGGCTGCGCCAGATGGAGATGGAGAAAACCAGAG agtGGGCAGAGCAGCTGACAGAGATGGGCCAAGGCAAGCACTTCATTGGGGATTTCCTGCCCCCTGATGAACTGGACAAATTCATGGAGACCTTCAAGGCACTGAAG GAGGGGCGCGAGCCAGATTACTCGGAGTACAAGGAGTTCAAGCTGACTGTGGAGAACCTCGGCTTCCAGATGCTGATGAAGATGGGCTGGAAGGAAGGAGACGGGCTGGGATCAGACGGGCAAGGCATCAAGAACCCAGTGAACAG AGGCACGACCGCGGTGGATGGGGCCGGGTTCGGGGTTGACCGGCCAGCGGAACTCTCGAAAGACGACGACGAGTATGACGCGTTCCGCAAGAGGATGATGCTGGCATACCGCTTCAGGCCCAACCCCCTG aaCAATCCAAGAAGACCGTACTACTGA
- the LOC121300829 gene encoding SURP and G-patch domain-containing protein 1-like isoform X2: MESGETGRSGWRFGSAPKNNKMSINILHQEELIAQKKREIEAKMAQQARTSHQLNQKPLPPKAVHQQGELSNKFVNDGSFLQQFLKMQKDKPDSGTASSSSSSSSSSSSSSSTTTTSNSNKSAASASGGVLPQKKGILIGKRPGLGVGSMLSQFKSYSHAKQTPSSSRASVFLSPDEEEEEADDAHFLEVKVSPPEDKETRTILEKLARFVAEGGPELEKKAKEDYRDSPVFSFLYDKNSRDYLYYRRKVAELRKDNPNYASSSYSGVSPPVDPETRIVAEKLAKFVADGGPEVEAIAIQNNCENSAFRFLYETHSRDHRFYRQKVEEFRCANRAQNSGAGSGDRESQVKQKRRSPLCTFPPPPLTAQTASPEPVPAPAPQPSPGPSATKRKRKSRWGAEDDKLDIPAPPIIIPPELEPPALTAQELRGLGYDKGKPVGLVGVTELSEDQKKQLKEQQEMQQMFDMIMKHKRAMQEMHIMWEKAIRDHQHEYDSDEEIDSKGGTWEHRLRQMEMEKTREWAEQLTEMGQGKHFIGDFLPPDELDKFMETFKALKEGREPDYSEYKEFKLTVENLGFQMLMKMGWKEGDGLGSDGQGIKNPVNRGTTAVDGAGFGVDRPAELSKDDDEYDAFRKRMMLAYRFRPNPLNNPRRPYY; this comes from the exons ATGGAGAGCGGCGAGACAG GACGGTCCGGTTGGAGGTTCGGTTCCGCAccgaaaaacaacaaaatgagcaTCAACATCCTGCACCAGGAAGAGCTGATTGCCCAGAAGAAACGAGAAATCGAGGCCAAAATGGCACAGCAAGCCAGGACCAGCCACCAGCTCAATCAGAAACCTCTTCCGCCAAA agCAGTTCACCAGCAGGGGGAGTTGTCTAATAAGTTTGTAAATGACGGCAGCTTCTTGCAGCAGTTTCTGAAGATGCAGAAAGACAAGCCAGATTCAG GCACAGCTTCgagctccagcagcagcagcagcagcagcagcagcagcagcagcaccaccaccaccagcaacTCTAATAAATCTGCTGCTTCTGCTAGCGGTGGGGTCCTGCCACAGAAGAAAGGCATCCTCATTGGCAAGCGGCCCGGGTTGGGGGTCGGCAGCATGCTCAGTCAGTTCAAGAGCTACTCTCACGCCAAGCAGACGCCCAGCTCCAGCCGGGCCAGTGTCTTCCTGTCCCccgacgaggaggaggaggaggcagacgACGCCCACTTCCTGGAGGTCAAAG TTTCCCCCCCAGAGGATAAGGAAACCCGCACCATACTGGAGAAGCTGGCCCGATTTGTGGCGGAAGGGGGCCCAGAACTGGAGAAGAAAGCGAAGGAAGACTACCGGGACAGCCCTGTGTTCTC GTTCTTGTATGATAAGAATAGCCGGGATTATCTGTACTACAGGCGGAAAGTTGCAGAGCTAAGGAAGGACAACCCAAACTACGCCTCATCCTCGTACTCTGGAG TTTCACCCCCAGTGGACCCTGAGACTCGGATTGTGGCAGAGAAACTGGCCAAGTTTGTGGCAGACGGAGGGCCCGAAGTGGAAGCTATCGCCATTCAGAACAACTGCGAAAACTCTGCCTTCAG GTTTTTATACGAGACACACAGCAGGGATCACAGATTCTACCGTCAGAAAGTGGAGGAGTTTCGCTGCGCCAACAGGGCCCAGAACTCTGGAGCTGGATCGGGGGACCGGGAGTCCCAGGTGAAGCAGAAACGCAGGAGCCCCCTATGCACTTTCCCCCCGCCCCCCCTGACAGCACAGACTGCCTCCCCGGAACCAGTACCAGCACCAGCTCCACAGCCCTCACCCGGACCCTCCGCCaccaagagaaagagaaagagccgCTGGGGGGCCGAGGATGACAAATTGGACATCCCAGCACCTCCTATCATCATTCCCCCAGAGCTGGAGCCCCCAGCACTGACTG ctcAGGAGCTGAGGGGTCTTGGCTATGATAAAGGCAAGCCTGTGGGTCTGGTGGGGGTCACTGAACTGTCGGAGGACCAGAAGAAACAGCTGAAGGAGCAGCAGGAG ATGCAGCAGATGTTCGACATGATCATGAAGCACAAGCGGGCCATGCAGGAGATGCACATCATGTGGGAGAAGGCCATTAGGGACCACCAGCACGAGTATGACAGCGACGAGGAGATCGACTCCAAAGGGGGCACCTGGGAACACCGGCTGCGCCAGATGGAGATGGAGAAAACCAGAG agtGGGCAGAGCAGCTGACAGAGATGGGCCAAGGCAAGCACTTCATTGGGGATTTCCTGCCCCCTGATGAACTGGACAAATTCATGGAGACCTTCAAGGCACTGAAG GAGGGGCGCGAGCCAGATTACTCGGAGTACAAGGAGTTCAAGCTGACTGTGGAGAACCTCGGCTTCCAGATGCTGATGAAGATGGGCTGGAAGGAAGGAGACGGGCTGGGATCAGACGGGCAAGGCATCAAGAACCCAGTGAACAG AGGCACGACCGCGGTGGATGGGGCCGGGTTCGGGGTTGACCGGCCAGCGGAACTCTCGAAAGACGACGACGAGTATGACGCGTTCCGCAAGAGGATGATGCTGGCATACCGCTTCAGGCCCAACCCCCTG aaCAATCCAAGAAGACCGTACTACTGA